In Pieris napi chromosome 8, ilPieNapi1.2, whole genome shotgun sequence, the genomic stretch CTAGGGGTTTTAGAGAAAACaacgaaaattaaaatttttgccTTGCAGGAGTAATAAGttgcaaaatattaatgttataaaaaaaaaaaatttgtttggaaaagaaaaggtctctacaatttttcgcctaacactaaccattctcgagatatcgaattaaacgcgtttccatcgaaatgaccttgagctgatctcagtacaacccctcaaattggaatttatgctcagaatacaAACCCCCccccaaactgtgttcgctcatgtttatttaacccGTTTTTAGCCATAATTTGACTGGACTATATGTACAAAACTGAAAGAGCGGGTCTCGCGAGGAATTGCGCCCCGGCTCCACcatgaatattgaaaataaaaatattaccaatTGTGAAgtagtttattgtaattaatataatgtatcatgtttttttataaaaatttgagaGATAGAAAAAGGCCTTGACACAATGACAGGGGAGTAGagtattatcaataaaaaaatatattttttttataataatctgAGTGATGTGAGTTATTTGGTTGAAAAtaccaaaaaataaacattcaatTACCTACtatagtattaattattatttgatacgtATTCCGAGTACCTACACACAACTCAGTATATACAAATCAAAAGCAAACAGGAAGTCATAGACAATAGAAGCTAACTTCAACAATGTTTAGCACAATAAGTTACTTAAACCTAATCGCGCGACCACAGCAGTCACAAAGAAAATGTTTACGAAAATTACTCGTGAGTAcattcttatatttatttaaatagcttACATCTTTTGCCAAAGGAAAAGAAAACCATCCATCTCTAGTTTCTATAATCTATTCTTATTTAgcctcttttatttttaaactagatGCACTAGGGTAGGAGCAGACGCATGGCTGTCTGGCTTATCAATCTCTTCAAAGCATTCTCTTTGTCAATTTTTCTACTTAACCTTCCCTAAGCCAATCGCTTCGCTTTCCCAATGCGAAATGTCGTCTTATAATTTCAAATCAATTCTAACAACAATATGTTAAagtataaacattattttgaaaatgattTCAGTCCTTATGATGGTCTTCTACGTTGTGGCTGCCCACGGACCACCGCGAGATAGAGACAATGAAGATATCGCTATGGGGCGGaaggtttaattatttttaaataatttaagtgaTGATGTGCTATTACTTATTATGCCTTTACTGTGCAAAGTATCATGCTATGGAATTCCCTACCAATTGATATTAGACGAGCtcagtctttaaatttatttaaaaagcttatttttaatcattttctttctgcctcgtaattagctctgctgatatatattaattattgtgactCAGTTAACCTTTTGATTGgcttttaaatttgtgtttaaatatatttttatttattattattgttattttttcttaagattttattttattttagtttagtttttttttgttaattatttatgcacttcttgtactctaccctctgtaggtgtttttttttatctttccacattagggttgcctggaagaaatcgcttgttagcgataaggccgcccgttgccttataacttttgtaacctgtataaggtaataaagtataaataaatataaaaaataaataaatatgacattGACCGACCTTGCAACAAGGTTAACCCTCCAAGTTCTAAAGACAGTCATGATACTCgtagattattttatacaaaacctTAAACTACAACAGTTATTATCTATCAAATACGTTGCAACTACTAGTAGAATAGAAGTAACTGGGCAGgacaagatttttattataatattcttaatatacTTGAGTAGAATTCTGTACTCTTACAGCCACATTTCTTTTCTTGTATTCTCGCAGATGGGTGCCAAATGGTGCAGCATGGCCAAAGTATGCAACCACGACCGTATACCAATCTGTGGTGTTAGCCATGCTGGTGACGTCATGGGATTCCGCGATCTGTGTGACATGTTCGACTATAACTGTATAAGGCGGCGAAGTGAGTTATGAAAtggatttgatttgattatataACCGATAAAAGCTTGTTAAGACGACGCTCAGAACGACCCTTTGCCTTAGGGCAATACTCCTGAACATTCTGAAATTTTATCGAGGCTGAGACGgcgttttactattgatactagCCAATTTATCCTAGTAAACAAATGCTCCATAACTCGCAAACACCGATCGGACAGGTTTCCGACACGTCCAGAGCCTCAGCTTTACGAGCTCATATCAAACATCGGGAAAGGCGTAGCGCTGTCAACTTTCAACAAGGGCtgccattttaatttattttaaaagatcgTTTTTACTATTTCGACCTATGGTATGAACCCGAGATTTCATTATCTGTAGTCGAACAAGGCCGAAAACTATACAGTAAAGCATTTTAGCTAGAAATACGTGCGCCTGTGTAAAGAAACCTTCATCTGCTTAATACTTTCAACTTATTTCAGATTATAAACAGACTGGATGTCCTCAAGACAAATCTATTCTGACTGCATCTCGTCGACCAACCAACAGCTATTATgatgattaaaaattgaatattcACCAACtacaaagttaaataaatatgtataagaaaagtaaataaagtaatccctatttttattaaccatCCTTATAGGGTTGTACTTATTTTGTATCCTCATTCACTTCTATTCGATGTGaattccttatatttaatgcGTGCAACAACAACGCAtactttcttaaatataattaattacttcacTGGCAATTTAAACGTagtttgaatataatttaatatagatagaAGAGAATCTTTGAGAGACTGAAGAAACGTCACAGTTAAATAGCGCCTACTTAAAACGTATACTTACACCAACTAGAGTGTGGTGCCGTAGTAATGATTGTTTAAAGTCTATTAGGAACAGAAATCTTTGTGTGAAAAATACGCACAGtcgaattgtttatttaataaaactataaatatttgattagaAAGATTgagttttgtgaataaattttcGAACTAAAAATAGACTCACAAATATGACTCggtatagtatttttataatattttttttggaaataatttattgatgttTAAGTGCGTGTTCGATACGATACATACTCCATCAAACTATGAAAAAGTTGGAACTGACGGTTCGGTAAATAAACCCATCGAACATTTCACCATCCAAttcatagtttatttaaaaaagtttccGAGGTATAGAACGTAGCTAGGCAAAAATTAGACAAAATAACTCGTCAGAGCTTGAAAAATGTACAGATTTTATAACAATAGGTTCTGCAGAGGCTGGAAAATTCATTTAAAGATGACAgacacagttttttttattttacatgaaTATTATTCTCACGAAAACCCTCACCACCTTAGGTCCTGTATTAAAACGggaatagtaaaaatattgttgagTAAATACAGATATCGCACTATGATTTCATATCAAAACGcactaattacaaaataacaacaatttatattaaatatatgaagtTGTCTTAAGACATTTAAAACGTTCTTTCtctgtatattaatattttttattatttgaaaacttaaacaaatttgtaattttttacctgtcgatacttttattttactgaTCCATTAATAGGTCTTGgtgaaaaatatttgctaCAGTTTAACAACGTGGTAATAGCGAGTACTTCTgtatatactttaaatatataatcataatatatacatattacaaagAACATTTGCAGATGATCTTAAACATCAGAAAATTTTCATAGAAACATTGACATGATACTCAAACATAGTTTTCAGAACAGCTAACAATATACTATGTATACAACCTTTAGAACATCCTGCCTGTATTCTTCAAGTTAATATGGAACAGAGACGGACTGAAATGCACgaatactaattattatactaaacTGCTAAATACTTGTTTAGGGATGATCAAGATTTTGTCTAATCTTATTTAGAAAGATCCCCACGATTTACCCTAATTCATTAAAGTtcagtatatttataattataacaactGCCGTTTCCAATGTTAGAATTCTAGAATTTCTTTAATCTTATGAGGCTATATATAGCTATGTCTAACCCTCAATTAaaggaaattaattattgaaaagaAAGGAACTTCAGTTTGTTGGCGCCTTGAAGCCTCTTTGTTAATGCTCACAATTGTATACacatttcttcttcttctgtATTTGCTTAAACCAGAAAACCTCCCAGAATATCACGATCGCTGTCACACAGTAGATGAGCAAATCGCGTATTatagcatttaaaaaaattactaactcagaataatcaaataatttaatggcttTCTTAAACCTTAATACGCACCTGTTAACTAGACAACCAATTGTGCTTCGATAGATACCCTGACTTTCTTGATTATCTATTCAAAGATATAATCAAAGTGTCTGTAAAAATGTTAGGAAAATATCTTACTTTCTTACTAACATTGATGCTTGTTTTTCAAGACTCgtatttacatttagttgGGGATAAAGCGCATTTGGTAAGAATtatcttcaaaaataaaaaaaacttataacaCAATCATGCATTACGGTATAGATACAAAAAGCTAGTATTTAAGGTCTGTCAAATAATATATCTGTCACGTAGTCTTAGATTGTGTGtgtaactataaaatatgattgtaCTAAGCCTTACTTATTTGaactttgtaatatttcagAGTGAGTTAAAGAAACTATGTGAGCACGCCTACACCTGTTTCCACGACACTGTAATCACCTGCGGGAAATCAGTGAATGAGGCGAGGACTTTTCTTGATCTTTGCGATTTATATGAGTATTCTTGTGAATACAACATGGGTACGTATTTTACAAgcttaataaaaagtatatgcGTGTTCCACTTTAGATCAAGGAGTCTTAGTTTCAAATTCTAGAGtaggaatacatttaaaaaaatattatcagtttttttaaactacataTTTGTTAACCGCCGTAGCTGAATTGATCTGaaagactttatttattgttttacctTTCTTATAAGCTCCTTTTGTCTCTCTCTCTGTCTgtgcttaaaatatatatgtaaatgtatTGTATATGTTAAAAAGATAGAATTCAGTGGACGAAACTGCTTAACTAGATTATTCGTAGTATTAAATAGTTGGATTAGTAGCTAGCGGTGCCAAACATCGAATACTGTTCAAATACGCTACGTAAACCCAATATGCCGATCGGTACTACGTAAATAGTTGGTTTACGTTGATTCATTAGGCAAACGACGGAGGGACGATTATTTACTTAAGAGTAGGCCTAAAGCTAGgaaaatttatgatttcacCCGCGCGTTTCCCTCCGCGCGCATCTATAGTACAAACTCGAGTGCATTTGAATTGCGCGTAGTAGGTATATAcaattagataaaatattaatatgtggTTTACTTAACGAGTGCCAGATTAATCACATAGAAAGAGTAGCCCCATACCAAACGGAGCACCGCATATGCAATTTTGCATCCAAGGAATTATTTTAGACGTtacaattatttcttatagTTTTCAGACACGTCAAAGAAGAGGAAGGGATTTGCCCAAATCCAAGAGAGTTGGGGCAAGGAGTTggataaaaacttattattagcataatttattaaataaatatttgaagtcATGAATTCTACTTTTTCATTATTGGTCTGCAAGACGGCACAAGAGCAAAATCTGAAacaaggtattattattaattttcatgcGTATACCTCCAACTCGTCTGCAACGGTTAAAACATCGTAGGCCTCTAGTAGAAATATATCTGAATGTTAATTGCTCAAAAAGTGCAGCAATGGTTAAGCTGGGGAagcaaaaaatctaaattattttgGAATTATGGGATGATTGTCTGACAGACCGTGCAAATTCGTTAAGATACCTACTACAAATAATAACTTACTGTATTTCCAATAGCAGTTAACTTGTAACATATGGCAAAGATCGTCAAATTTTCCATATCCAAAGTTGTCATCGTATCCACAGATAGGGTTAAATTTCCTGTGGCATAGTACTGCGATGGAACACCACGGACTCGGACTGCGATAATTTTTACTTTGAGTTATTAGCGGGTTTCTTCCATAATCTCCACGGGTCTGAAAATAATTGCTGCGTTATGATCAAATACTAGGATTAAGATTGGGGTCTTAGTccgttaaattataatatatgagACACACATGTGTGTCAACATGGTTTTCAATTAATCGAACCTCTCGAGAGTGCCAAAACtgtcaaaataaaagaaattaaggATTGCTTAGAGCATATTGTTAAATCAAAatagtcaaaaccgtttataacgacatcgtttacaacgacctatcggttattacaaccagattgtatggtcccgtccgaatccctattaaactattcagtaaacaaaccgcttataacaacatcggatacagcgacatatcgcttacaacgacgaaattttatcgatattcatcggctataacg encodes the following:
- the LOC125051929 gene encoding uncharacterized protein LOC125051929; protein product: MFTKITLLMMVFYVVAAHGPPRDRDNEDIAMGRKMGAKWCSMAKVCNHDRIPICGVSHAGDVMGFRDLCDMFDYNCIRRRNYKQTGCPQDKSILTASRRPTNSYYDD